The sequence CGGAGGGGGCGGCCCGGGAGCTAAAAATCCATTACGACATTCAGATTGAGCAGATCTATAATCAAAACGACGAGAGCAGTCACGAACAGTCCGTCAACCCGGTGTTGCGTGAAGAAAACAAAGGGGGTGATCGCGGCAATATTCGCTGAACGAAGCTGGTGTAGGTTTAGGATGTCATTAATTTCTAAGTCCGGCCGCGGCGGTTTTTTTGGGAGACTGCCGGTGTTCCGGAACCATCATGGAGGTATAGAATGAAAACCCTGTCCAGACTGTCAGTATTGTTTTTGGTGGCGCTGTTTTTCGCCGTTGGAGCGGGAAGTGCGCTGGGCGCCGGATATCCGGAAAAACCCGTTACCCTGATTGTCCATGCCGGCGCCGGAGGCGGAAGCGACATCTTCGCCCGCACCCTGGCCGCGGCCATCGAAAAGGAGAAGCTCCTCCCCAAACCGCTGGTCGTCGAGAACAAGCCCGGTGGAAGCGGCGCCATCGCCTTCGCCTATGTGGCCAACAAGAAGAAGGATCCTTATTACATGCTGACCGCGGTCACGAGCTTCCTGACCACCCCGCTGAGAGGGAAAGCCCCCGTCGGGCTGAAGGATTTCACTCCGATCGCCAATTTCGCCTTCGACGAGTACATGCTGATGGTCAGGACCGAGTCCAAGTACAAATCGATGAAGGAGATCGTCGCTGACGCGAAGGCCAACCCGAAGAAGATTACCGTGGGCGGAACGCAGCTGGGCTCATCGGACTCCATCTGTTCCTACCTGATCGAGAAGGCGGCGGGCGTCCAGCTCAACTACATCGTCTTCAACAGCGGCGGCGAGGTCAACGCGGCGATCCTCGGCGGACACGTTGACCTTGGTGTCGCCAACCCCGGCGAGGCCCTCGAACTCTATAAAGCGGGCAAGGTCAGACTCCTCGGTGTCTTCGCCGAGAAGCGGCTCGCCGGCGCCCCCGAGGTCCCGACGATGAAGGAGCAGGGGATCGACGCCACGTATGTGCAGAACCGGGGTCTGGTCGCCCCGGCCGATATTCCGGCGGACGCCCGCAAGGTTCTGGAAACCGCGCTTTTCAACTACACAAAAACGGATATCTTCAAAAAGTATGTAGCGGAAAACATGCTCTCCGAGGCTTGGATGGACGGCGCCGAGTTCGGGTCGTTTCTTGAGAAAGAAAACGCCAGATACAAGACCGTCCTTACGGATATGGGGCTGATCAAAAAGAAATAACGACAGGTTCATCAAAACAGTCGGGAAAACGGTCGGTTTATTCCGGCAAGCAAATCAAAGCGGGGGCGCATCGCGCTGCGTCCCCGCTTTTACTGGAGACCCGTTAGAAAGGCAATCATTCGATGAAGAAAGCGGATCTGATTACCGGTGTTGTCCTGCTGGTCCTGGCGGGATATGTCATCAACGAAGCACGGATGATGCCGCCGTCGGCAACCTTCGGGCCGGGGAGCGGCTTTTTCCCCTTCTGGCTGGGGATCATCCTGGCCGGACTCTCCCTGATTCTCGTCGTCGGGGCGTCCCTGCGGCCGAAGGATGCCGACGACGGCTCCCCGTTCCCGGCCAGGCAGGCCCTCATCGCCGTGACCAAGGTGCTGGGGGGGTTGGTTCTCTTCACGTTGCTGATGGAGACGATGGGGTTCGTTTTAAACACCGTCATCTTCGTGATGTACCTGATGAAGGTCGTCCAGCGGGAGCGCTGGTGGGTGGCGCTCCTGATCGCCGTCGCGACGACGGCCTGCCTCTACATCGTCTTCCAGGTTCTGCTGGGAATCTCACTTCCCAGAAACATGTTCGGCTTTTAGGGATTTGGAGGTCATACCTTGGAAATCTTCAACAATTTGATCATGGGGTTTCAGGTCGCGAGCTCGTGGCAGAACCTATTCTTCTGTTTCATGGGAACACTCTTCGGAACTCTGATCGGGGTATTGCCGGGAATTGGCCCGACGACGGGCGTGGCGATCCTGATTCCGATCACCTTCGGGATGAATCCGACCACCGCGATTATCACGATGGCCGGGGTCTACTACGGGGCGATGTTCGGCGGAGCGACCACCTCGATCCTGCTGAACGTGCCGGGCGAATCGGCGTCGGTGATGACCTGCATTGACGGCCACCAGCTCGCCAAGAACGGACGGCCCGGTCCCGCACTCGGGATGGCGGCGATGTCCTCCTTCATCGGGGGCACCTTCGCGATTGCGCTGCTTACCTTCCTCGCCCCGCCGCTGGCCAGATTTGCGGTCTCCTTCGGCCCGCCGGAATATTTCGCCCTCACCTTCATGGGGCTGACCCTGGTGACCTCGCTGGGGGGCGACTCCCCGCTGAAGGGACTCATCAGCGGCATCCTGGGGCTTCTGGTGGCCTGCATCGGGATCGACGCGCAAAGCGGCGTGGCCCGCTTCACCTTCGACAGCATGAACATGCTCGACGGCATCGGCTTCATCGGAATGGCGGTCGGTCTCTTCGCCCTCTCCGAGATCCTGGAGAACATGGAATCGCCGATCGAAACGATGGTCTCCAAGACGAAGCTGCGCATCCGGACCCTCTTCCCGAACCTCCAGGACTGGAAGAACTCCTGGAAGACCGTCATTCGGGGCTCCTTCATCGGGTTTTTCATCGGAATCCTGCCCGGCGCCGGGGCAACGATCGCCTCCTTCATGTCCTATGCGGCGGCCAAGAAGTTCAGCAAAC comes from Syntrophobacterales bacterium and encodes:
- a CDS encoding tripartite tricarboxylate transporter substrate binding protein, whose translation is MKTLSRLSVLFLVALFFAVGAGSALGAGYPEKPVTLIVHAGAGGGSDIFARTLAAAIEKEKLLPKPLVVENKPGGSGAIAFAYVANKKKDPYYMLTAVTSFLTTPLRGKAPVGLKDFTPIANFAFDEYMLMVRTESKYKSMKEIVADAKANPKKITVGGTQLGSSDSICSYLIEKAAGVQLNYIVFNSGGEVNAAILGGHVDLGVANPGEALELYKAGKVRLLGVFAEKRLAGAPEVPTMKEQGIDATYVQNRGLVAPADIPADARKVLETALFNYTKTDIFKKYVAENMLSEAWMDGAEFGSFLEKENARYKTVLTDMGLIKKK
- a CDS encoding tripartite tricarboxylate transporter TctB family protein, with protein sequence MKKADLITGVVLLVLAGYVINEARMMPPSATFGPGSGFFPFWLGIILAGLSLILVVGASLRPKDADDGSPFPARQALIAVTKVLGGLVLFTLLMETMGFVLNTVIFVMYLMKVVQRERWWVALLIAVATTACLYIVFQVLLGISLPRNMFGF
- a CDS encoding tripartite tricarboxylate transporter permease; the protein is MGTLFGTLIGVLPGIGPTTGVAILIPITFGMNPTTAIITMAGVYYGAMFGGATTSILLNVPGESASVMTCIDGHQLAKNGRPGPALGMAAMSSFIGGTFAIALLTFLAPPLARFAVSFGPPEYFALTFMGLTLVTSLGGDSPLKGLISGILGLLVACIGIDAQSGVARFTFDSMNMLDGIGFIGMAVGLFALSEILENMESPIETMVSKTKLRIRTLFPNLQDWKNSWKTVIRGSFIGFFIGILPGAGATIASFMSYAAAKKFSKHPEKFGKGVLEGVAAPESANNAAAGGAMVSLLTLGIPGSGTTAVLLGALLIHGMRPGPLLFSSNPEFVWGLIASMYIGNIMLIIQNMPMIGLWVRLLKVPYKILMPLIITISAVGVFATDNNIFDVWIMIAFGGIGYVMRKMKYPAAPMVLALVLGPMVEMSLRQSLTISHGNVGIFFTRPISAVLSVFAILSLFAPLFRILWEKYNKGKTAAA